Proteins encoded together in one Actinomycetota bacterium window:
- a CDS encoding UMP kinase: protein MHSIIYKRVLLKISGESLKNDNSTGIDFKIMDRVADEIKEVSEWGVEIAIVIGGGNFWRGINASELGMERVAADYAGMIATIINAVALQDALEKKGVITRVQSAITIQEVAEPFIRRKAVRHLEKKRVVIFACGTGNPYFSTDTAAALRALEINSEVIFKATKVDGVYDRDPMKFSDAVRFDNLTYLDVIKKGLKVLDSTATTLCMDNEIPIVVFDITKPGNIKKALSGKKIGTLISKG, encoded by the coding sequence ATGCATTCAATTATATATAAAAGGGTGTTGCTTAAAATCAGCGGAGAGTCATTAAAGAATGACAACAGCACCGGTATTGATTTTAAGATAATGGACAGGGTAGCTGATGAGATAAAGGAAGTAAGTGAATGGGGAGTAGAAATAGCTATCGTAATAGGCGGTGGAAATTTCTGGCGCGGTATCAATGCAAGTGAGCTTGGCATGGAAAGGGTTGCAGCTGATTATGCCGGAATGATAGCTACGATAATCAATGCTGTTGCTCTTCAGGATGCTCTTGAAAAAAAAGGTGTGATAACAAGAGTACAGTCGGCAATTACGATCCAGGAGGTAGCGGAACCTTTTATAAGGAGAAAAGCGGTAAGACATCTTGAAAAAAAACGTGTTGTTATTTTTGCCTGCGGAACAGGAAATCCTTATTTCAGCACAGACACTGCGGCAGCTTTGAGGGCTCTTGAAATTAATTCAGAAGTTATTTTCAAAGCCACAAAGGTTGACGGAGTTTACGACAGGGATCCCATGAAGTTTAGTGACGCTGTCAGATTTGACAATCTCACATATCTTGACGTTATAAAAAAAGGCTTGAAAGTTCTTGATTCCACAGCTACAACATTATGTATGGATAATGAAATTCCCATAGTAGTGTTCGACATAACAAAACCAGGGAATATAAAAAAAGCATTATCAGGAAAAAAAATAGGTACTTTGATTAGCAAGGGGTAA
- the tsf gene encoding translation elongation factor Ts, with translation MVEIKAGQVKELRDKSGVSMMECKKALEASCGDMAKAELILREKGLAAASKKAARATNQGLIDSYVHLGSKIGVLLEVNCETDFVARNEIFKEFVHNVALHIAASAPKYVAKEEVPEEVIAAEKDICRKQALNEGKPEAVVEKIVEGKLKKFYEENCLIDQLYVKNNDMTIGDLLKDAILKIGENIVIKRFVRFVLGEEI, from the coding sequence ATGGTAGAGATTAAAGCGGGACAGGTTAAAGAATTAAGGGATAAATCCGGCGTAAGCATGATGGAATGTAAAAAGGCTCTGGAAGCATCTTGCGGGGATATGGCAAAAGCAGAATTAATTCTTAGGGAAAAAGGTCTGGCTGCAGCAAGCAAGAAAGCAGCAAGAGCTACGAATCAGGGACTTATTGACAGTTATGTTCACCTCGGTTCAAAAATAGGTGTTTTGCTTGAAGTAAACTGCGAAACTGATTTTGTCGCAAGAAATGAGATATTTAAAGAATTTGTGCATAATGTTGCTCTTCATATAGCAGCTTCAGCACCAAAATATGTTGCAAAAGAAGAAGTCCCCGAGGAAGTAATCGCTGCCGAAAAGGATATTTGCAGAAAACAGGCATTAAATGAAGGAAAACCCGAAGCTGTTGTTGAAAAAATAGTTGAGGGCAAACTTAAAAAGTTCTATGAAGAAAACTGTCTTATTGACCAGCTGTATGTAAAAAATAATGATATGACAATAGGAGATCTTCTTAAAGATGCAATACTTAAAATAGGTGAAAATATAGTTATAAAAAGATTTGTAAGATTTGTTCTTGGTGAAGAGATATAA
- a CDS encoding tyrosine-type recombinase/integrase, with product MFEKFIIFEKNLSPNTVKAYKNDLSIFEYFLKKEKIADTEEIDYTFFKNFLKFLDRYNYSNRSIIRKLSTYINYFKFLEHNKLIKTQLSQKISVPKREMRFYEFLSKEELEKLLESIPCNNEKGIRDRLIFEIFYSTGLRISELENIKIKDIDFKNSEIIVLGKGRKERIVFLTGEAENFLAKYMKIRNYFLYDRKTGSYKSSEYLFLNTRGKKLSQRYIRKLLGKYLNASDIKKHISPHGLRHSFATHLLQEGASIRAVQELLGHSNLSSTQIYTHLNIRKMKEDFIKFHPRSK from the coding sequence ATGTTCGAAAAATTTATTATATTTGAAAAGAACCTTTCTCCAAATACAGTAAAAGCTTATAAAAATGATCTTTCAATATTTGAATATTTTTTAAAAAAAGAAAAAATAGCTGATACTGAAGAAATAGATTATACATTTTTTAAGAATTTTTTAAAATTTCTTGACAGATATAATTACAGCAACCGAAGTATTATCAGAAAATTATCCACTTATATCAATTATTTCAAATTTCTTGAGCATAATAAGCTTATAAAAACACAATTAAGCCAGAAGATATCAGTACCCAAAAGGGAAATGAGATTTTATGAATTTTTATCCAAGGAAGAACTTGAAAAACTGCTTGAAAGCATTCCTTGTAATAATGAAAAGGGAATAAGGGACAGGCTTATTTTTGAGATTTTTTATTCAACAGGATTAAGAATAAGCGAACTTGAAAATATAAAAATAAAAGATATAGATTTTAAAAATTCGGAAATAATAGTCTTGGGAAAGGGCAGAAAAGAAAGAATCGTGTTTCTGACGGGTGAGGCGGAAAATTTTTTGGCTAAATATATGAAAATAAGAAACTATTTTCTGTATGACAGGAAAACCGGTTCATATAAAAGCAGCGAATATCTTTTCCTGAATACAAGGGGTAAAAAACTATCTCAAAGATATATAAGAAAACTTCTTGGAAAATATCTGAATGCTTCTGATATAAAAAAGCATATTTCACCCCATGGGCTGAGACATAGTTTTGCAACTCATCTTCTGCAGGAAGGCGCAAGCATAAGAGCTGTCCAGGAACTCCTTGGACATTCAAATCTGAGTTCAACCCAGATATATACGCATCTTAATATAAGAAAAATGAAAGAAGATTTTATAAAATTCCATCCAAGATCAAAATGA
- the dprA gene encoding DNA-protecting protein DprA, whose protein sequence is MDKNTLKILNLIINENIKPADISKFYKDSGSFDIKMKNKNGQKASEKDSVGEGGYLKRNMINHLIESFHRKEFQIINIAQEIYPYLLKEIFFSPPLLFCKGKAEILKSKLCIAVVGTRKCSRYGMDAAGFLSRELSKLGFTIVSGMAMGIDRIAHGAVLNENGKSIGVLGTGIDVTYPPENRDLFRNMIKNGCLITEFFPSVKPLKQNFPARNRIISGISIGVIIIEAGEKSGAVITAKAAVRENREVFAVPGSIFSDNSLGCHKLIQNGAKLIHGIDDILVELENYIKDYGIKTTKSETKKEEYVNRNKKTEIFGLSISADQKKIIAEVLNCIDYNEKSFEEIQKITNMDKNKLLQIISFLQLNDYIIEKSFNNYVLNK, encoded by the coding sequence ATGGATAAAAATACTTTAAAAATTTTAAATTTAATTATCAATGAAAATATAAAGCCTGCCGACATATCAAAATTCTATAAGGATTCAGGTTCCTTTGATATAAAGATGAAAAACAAAAACGGCCAGAAAGCAAGTGAAAAAGATTCTGTCGGGGAAGGCGGATATTTAAAGAGGAATATGATAAATCACCTTATTGAATCATTTCACAGAAAAGAATTTCAAATTATTAATATTGCACAGGAAATATATCCTTATTTATTAAAAGAGATTTTTTTCAGTCCACCGCTGCTTTTCTGCAAAGGAAAAGCAGAGATTTTAAAAAGCAAATTATGCATAGCAGTTGTAGGTACAAGAAAATGCAGCAGGTATGGAATGGATGCTGCAGGTTTTTTAAGCCGTGAACTTTCAAAATTGGGTTTTACCATTGTAAGCGGCATGGCAATGGGTATAGACAGGATTGCGCATGGAGCTGTATTAAATGAAAACGGGAAAAGCATCGGTGTTCTCGGAACAGGAATAGATGTCACCTATCCTCCGGAAAACAGAGACCTTTTCAGGAATATGATTAAAAACGGGTGCCTGATAACAGAGTTTTTTCCGTCAGTAAAGCCATTAAAACAAAATTTTCCTGCAAGAAACAGAATAATCTCAGGTATAAGCATTGGAGTAATAATAATTGAGGCAGGCGAAAAGAGCGGAGCCGTCATTACAGCCAAAGCTGCTGTAAGAGAAAACAGAGAAGTTTTTGCAGTTCCGGGAAGCATCTTTTCTGACAATAGCCTGGGCTGCCACAAATTAATACAAAATGGCGCAAAACTTATTCACGGCATTGATGACATACTGGTTGAGCTTGAAAATTACATAAAGGATTATGGGATTAAAACCACGAAATCGGAAACAAAAAAAGAAGAATATGTGAACAGAAACAAAAAAACGGAAATTTTTGGTTTATCAATATCGGCAGACCAGAAGAAAATTATTGCTGAAGTGCTGAACTGCATTGATTATAATGAAAAAAGTTTTGAAGAAATACAAAAAATAACAAACATGGATAAAAACAAACTGCTTCAGATAATATCTTTTCTTCAGTTGAATGATTATATAATTGAAAAAAGCTTTAATAATTATGTATTGAATAAATAA
- the frr gene encoding ribosome recycling factor → MSDVLLKDAAKKMNITIDKTVNEFNSIRTGRASISLLDRVTIDYYGTKTPIRHISGISTPDSRTIVISPYEAKFLKDIEKQILVSDLGLNPSNDGKVIRLIIPPLNEERRKELVKVVKKITEESRIAIRNIRREAIEEFKKMEKKSEITEDDLKKLEDDIQKLTDDSIEKINQILAQKENEIMEV, encoded by the coding sequence ATGAGTGATGTTCTTTTAAAGGATGCTGCCAAGAAAATGAATATTACAATTGATAAAACCGTTAATGAATTTAATTCTATCAGAACCGGCAGAGCTTCTATAAGCCTTCTTGACAGGGTTACGATTGATTATTATGGAACAAAGACTCCGATCAGACACATATCCGGTATCAGCACTCCTGATTCCAGAACCATTGTAATATCACCGTATGAGGCAAAATTTTTAAAGGATATAGAGAAACAGATACTTGTATCGGATCTCGGGCTGAATCCTTCCAACGATGGAAAAGTAATCAGACTTATAATTCCCCCTCTTAATGAAGAGAGAAGAAAAGAATTAGTTAAAGTCGTAAAAAAAATTACTGAAGAGTCCAGAATAGCGATAAGGAATATCAGGAGAGAAGCAATAGAAGAATTTAAGAAAATGGAGAAGAAATCAGAAATTACTGAAGACGATCTGAAAAAACTGGAAGACGACATACAGAAACTGACTGATGACAGCATTGAAAAGATA
- the rpsB gene encoding 30S ribosomal protein S2, producing MNEVTIKQLLEAGVHFGHQTRKWNPKMKRYIFAAKNGIYIIDLQQTMVLLKEAFDFCKNITANGGIILFVGTKKQIQDIVEKNAKECNMPYVKNRWLGGTLTNFETILKRIKRIEEIEIMEQEGVFEKLPKKEVLGLQSEYEKLNYNIGGIRDLKRIPDAMFIIDPHKEEIAVKEAKKLGIPIIAITDTNCDPDDIDYLIPGNDDAIRACNLIAGVISEAVKEGTLNSAAIKADIEKEKKEQEETDKALADENDIEEDTPEDEEVWT from the coding sequence TTGAACGAAGTTACCATCAAGCAGCTTCTTGAAGCCGGCGTGCATTTCGGCCATCAAACCCGCAAATGGAACCCCAAGATGAAGAGATATATATTTGCTGCAAAAAACGGAATATATATCATTGACCTTCAGCAGACCATGGTATTATTAAAGGAAGCATTTGATTTCTGCAAAAATATAACTGCCAACGGTGGAATAATATTATTTGTGGGAACCAAAAAACAAATCCAGGACATTGTTGAAAAAAATGCAAAAGAATGCAATATGCCATATGTGAAGAACAGATGGCTTGGAGGGACTCTGACAAATTTTGAAACAATTCTCAAAAGAATAAAAAGGATAGAAGAGATTGAGATAATGGAGCAGGAAGGCGTTTTTGAAAAATTGCCGAAGAAGGAAGTTCTTGGTTTGCAAAGCGAGTATGAAAAGCTTAACTATAATATCGGTGGAATACGGGATTTGAAACGCATACCCGATGCGATGTTTATTATCGATCCCCACAAAGAAGAAATAGCAGTAAAAGAAGCAAAAAAACTTGGAATACCTATTATTGCGATAACAGACACCAATTGTGATCCTGATGATATTGATTATCTGATACCTGGCAATGATGATGCAATAAGAGCCTGCAATCTTATTGCAGGGGTAATAAGCGAAGCAGTAAAAGAAGGCACTTTAAATTCCGCAGCTATAAAAGCAGATATTGAAAAAGAAAAGAAAGAGCAGGAAGAAACAGATAAAGCTCTTGCAGATGAAAACGATATAGAAGAAGATACACCTGAAGATGAAGAAGTATGGACTTAA